The candidate division KSB1 bacterium genome includes a region encoding these proteins:
- a CDS encoding DUF362 domain-containing protein, producing the protein MSCQSKSGYRSMPDPIQIKRRDFLRLGAASAGLVLGNPTLWAQDAQKPQQPVRPKTNIQEALSIPRTKYSLPGLFPGKVVEIHHPSAMTEEKINAEIVKQMIAIGIQSLTGHDLKKSFELFFQKDDVVGIKVNPVGPGLISTRLEVVDAIIDWLISNGIKPENIIIWDRFDYMLVDAGFTKERYPGIGIEGLQTMDEAAAEGKAEDDSRWLNPDGTHVSAKNFDMSVYYWADVDGPKEDKAYLNQHVFNGQYSYFGKLLTQKLTKIINVPVFKNTGNGISMATKNLGYGAICNTNRLHRPLFFDVCTEVLAFPVIRDKLVLNITDGLRAQYDGGPMSNAKFTYLYNTLFFATDPFALDMVCHNLMLQKRKAMNVNVNEHPRFTEYLRYAERLGLGIVDLQKIQHLRV; encoded by the coding sequence ATGTCCTGCCAATCAAAATCAGGCTATCGGTCGATGCCCGACCCAATTCAAATCAAGCGACGTGATTTTTTAAGGCTGGGAGCAGCCAGCGCTGGACTTGTGCTTGGGAATCCAACTCTATGGGCGCAAGATGCTCAAAAACCGCAACAGCCTGTCAGGCCTAAAACCAATATCCAAGAGGCCCTTAGTATCCCCAGAACTAAATATTCTTTGCCAGGACTTTTTCCTGGCAAAGTCGTTGAGATTCATCACCCCAGCGCCATGACAGAGGAAAAAATCAATGCCGAGATTGTCAAACAGATGATTGCGATCGGAATCCAAAGTTTGACTGGTCATGACCTGAAAAAGAGCTTTGAGCTCTTCTTTCAAAAGGATGACGTGGTTGGGATCAAGGTCAATCCAGTGGGACCCGGTCTCATCAGTACTCGGCTCGAGGTCGTGGATGCCATTATCGATTGGTTGATTAGCAACGGTATCAAACCCGAAAATATCATCATTTGGGACCGATTCGATTACATGCTTGTTGATGCAGGGTTTACAAAAGAAAGATACCCAGGGATTGGAATTGAGGGACTGCAGACGATGGATGAAGCTGCAGCCGAAGGCAAAGCAGAGGACGACAGCCGTTGGTTGAATCCAGATGGCACGCATGTCAGCGCCAAAAATTTCGATATGAGTGTCTATTATTGGGCGGATGTCGATGGTCCCAAGGAAGACAAGGCCTATTTGAACCAGCATGTGTTCAATGGGCAATATTCCTATTTCGGTAAGCTGCTCACCCAAAAGTTGACCAAGATCATTAATGTCCCAGTGTTTAAAAATACCGGTAACGGCATCTCGATGGCCACGAAAAATCTTGGCTATGGGGCAATTTGTAATACCAATCGGCTGCATCGTCCGCTATTTTTCGACGTCTGCACTGAAGTTTTGGCTTTTCCAGTTATTCGCGATAAATTGGTTTTGAACATCACCGATGGATTGCGCGCTCAGTACGATGGTGGGCCAATGTCGAACGCCAAGTTCACTTATCTTTACAACACCTTGTTTTTTGCGACCGATCCATTTGCATTGGACATGGTCTGCCACAATCTCATGCTGCAAAAAAGAAAAGCCATGAACGTAAATGTCAATGAACATCCCCGTTTCACTGAATACTTGCGTTATGCTGAGCGGCTGGGTCTGGGAATCGTGGATTTGCAAAAGATTCAGCACCTGCGTGTTTAG
- a CDS encoding DUF6263 family protein: MNKRNFHALLNCLLLFSIIAMISFSCAAKKPFWGDEKSGYILSYHPLPGAVWSYEQKADQKTNMEQMGQNIETINKTYLRYSIQNQGADKEGNLRATVMVDSISVEANAMGREIRPDLSGFIGKSFTLIFTKHGKELEMPGADSITVDFGMMAGGKQSIKTFFRNVLSDLPDTPVKIGESWTKQDTTDLTQSGLKIQVLSETTNTLEGVEKMLNFDCLKIATKSKASLQGSGQQMGADLNFEGEMEGTGIWYFAFKEGLTVKANLDNFMEGTIVVSGPANMSMPINQESRIEIVLK; the protein is encoded by the coding sequence ATGAACAAAAGAAATTTTCATGCGTTGTTGAACTGCTTGCTCCTTTTCAGTATCATAGCAATGATTTCCTTCAGCTGCGCCGCTAAAAAGCCGTTCTGGGGAGACGAAAAAAGCGGATATATCCTGAGCTACCATCCGTTGCCAGGTGCTGTTTGGAGCTACGAGCAAAAAGCCGATCAGAAAACCAATATGGAACAGATGGGCCAAAATATCGAAACGATCAATAAGACGTATCTTCGATACTCAATTCAGAATCAAGGTGCGGATAAGGAGGGTAACTTGCGGGCGACTGTGATGGTCGATTCAATCAGTGTTGAGGCCAACGCAATGGGTCGTGAAATTAGACCAGATTTGAGCGGATTTATCGGCAAATCTTTCACGCTAATTTTCACAAAGCATGGCAAGGAATTGGAGATGCCAGGTGCGGATTCGATTACTGTGGATTTTGGGATGATGGCTGGCGGTAAGCAAAGCATCAAAACATTTTTCAGGAACGTATTGTCCGATTTACCTGACACACCTGTGAAAATAGGTGAGAGCTGGACCAAGCAGGATACGACTGACCTCACTCAATCTGGATTAAAAATTCAGGTTTTGTCTGAAACGACCAATACGCTCGAAGGTGTTGAAAAAATGCTCAACTTTGACTGTCTGAAGATCGCCACCAAATCCAAAGCTTCCCTGCAAGGCTCTGGTCAACAAATGGGCGCGGATCTCAATTTTGAGGGAGAAATGGAAGGGACTGGCATCTGGTATTTTGCATTCAAGGAAGGGCTGACTGTCAAAGCGAACTTGGATAATTTTATGGAGGGGACCATTGTTGTCTCGGGTCCTGCCAATATGTCGATGCCGATCAATCAAGAGTCGCGAATCGAGATAGTCCTGAAGTAG
- a CDS encoding amidase produces the protein MLFQSDLNRRKFCGLLSSFGIFSALFPKHLWAKYQKADEQKISKSAIQEAETIAGLKFTEAERELMVEGVNENLAAYEKIRTIPLDNSVPPALQFNPILPGMMFETKKLPIKTSRVLAPKVTANLEELAFLPVTHLAQLIKTKRISSLELTKMYLERLKRYDEKLQCVITLTEELALRQATQADKEIAAGKYRGPLHGIPWGAKDLLATKGYRTTWGAMTHKDQMLDYDATVVERLERAGAVLIAKLTMGELAWGDVWFGGTTKNPWNLTQGSSGSSAGPAAATAAGLVGFSIGTETYGSIVSPSTRCGVTGLRPTFGRISRYGAMALSWSMDKIGPICRSVEDCALVFDAIYGPDGKDLTVVNLPFNWNANQDVRKLRIGYLKSAFEADRENNQAKANDEAVLDLLRSKGINLIPIELPDFPVSALRFILNAEAAAAFDDLTRSNRDDLLVRQIKNAWPNVFRHSRLIPAVEYIQANRVRTLIMHAMAKLMSQIDVFVTPSYGGDVLLLTNLTGHPAVVVPNGFNEQGSPTSISFIGKLFHEAETLLVAKTYQDATDFHLKHPNL, from the coding sequence ATGCTATTTCAATCGGATTTAAATCGACGCAAGTTTTGTGGCTTATTGTCGAGCTTTGGTATTTTCTCTGCTTTATTTCCGAAGCATCTCTGGGCAAAATATCAGAAAGCAGATGAGCAAAAAATCTCCAAGTCCGCGATCCAAGAGGCTGAAACAATTGCTGGTCTGAAGTTCACTGAGGCTGAACGGGAGCTAATGGTGGAGGGGGTGAATGAAAATCTGGCAGCTTATGAAAAAATTAGAACCATTCCTCTGGACAATAGCGTACCGCCAGCTCTCCAATTCAATCCGATTCTCCCAGGGATGATGTTCGAAACCAAGAAATTACCCATCAAAACCAGCCGCGTTTTGGCTCCCAAGGTCACGGCGAATTTAGAGGAGCTTGCGTTTTTGCCAGTCACGCATCTGGCTCAATTAATCAAGACAAAAAGAATCAGTTCCCTGGAATTGACCAAAATGTATCTGGAACGGTTAAAGCGATATGATGAGAAATTGCAATGCGTAATCACATTAACCGAGGAGCTTGCATTACGACAAGCGACGCAAGCAGACAAAGAAATTGCGGCTGGAAAATATCGTGGACCGCTGCATGGTATCCCCTGGGGCGCAAAGGATCTATTAGCCACCAAGGGCTATCGAACCACCTGGGGAGCAATGACGCATAAGGATCAAATGCTGGATTATGATGCTACGGTAGTGGAGCGACTGGAGCGAGCAGGTGCAGTGTTGATCGCCAAGCTAACCATGGGAGAACTAGCCTGGGGAGACGTCTGGTTTGGCGGCACGACCAAAAATCCCTGGAATTTGACCCAGGGATCCAGCGGCTCTTCGGCTGGGCCGGCCGCGGCAACCGCGGCTGGATTGGTGGGCTTCAGTATCGGCACAGAGACATACGGTTCGATCGTTTCTCCATCAACCCGCTGCGGCGTGACTGGGCTGCGCCCTACATTCGGTCGCATCAGTCGCTATGGCGCAATGGCGTTGAGTTGGAGCATGGATAAAATCGGCCCTATTTGTCGTTCGGTCGAAGATTGCGCGCTGGTGTTTGATGCGATCTATGGTCCAGACGGCAAGGATCTCACGGTTGTAAATTTGCCGTTCAACTGGAACGCAAATCAGGATGTCAGGAAATTGCGAATCGGATATTTAAAAAGTGCATTTGAAGCGGATCGTGAAAACAATCAGGCCAAAGCCAATGACGAAGCTGTATTAGATCTGCTGCGATCAAAAGGGATCAATTTGATCCCGATTGAATTGCCCGATTTTCCTGTGAGCGCTCTGCGTTTCATTCTCAATGCCGAAGCTGCTGCCGCCTTCGATGATCTCACTCGTTCCAATCGAGATGACCTGCTGGTCCGACAGATCAAAAACGCTTGGCCCAATGTGTTTCGTCATTCGCGATTGATCCCAGCCGTCGAATATATTCAAGCCAATCGAGTGCGCACCTTGATCATGCACGCCATGGCGAAACTGATGTCCCAAATCGATGTATTTGTGACGCCGTCTTATGGCGGCGATGTGCTGCTGCTAACCAATTTGACCGGGCATCCGGCTGTGGTGGTTCCCAATGGATTCAATGAGCAAGGTTCTCCCACGAGTATTTCCTTCATCGGAAAACTCTTCCATGAAGCTGAAACTCTGCTGGTCGCCAAAACGTATCAGGATGCGACTGATTTCCATTTGAAACATCCCAATCTATAA
- a CDS encoding insulinase family protein, with translation MLRKTPLSIFVPTLLLLFLLSLLPMKSAAQEIDIPYEKFVLDNGLTVIIHEDHKAPIVAVNIWYHVGSKNEKPGKTGFAHLFEHLMFNGSEHYNDDYFKPLEKVGATDLNGTTNEDRTNYFQNVPISAFDLALWMESDRMGHLIGAIDQAKLDEQRGVVQNEKRQYENQPYSIVDELVTKNCFPAGHPYSWTVIGSMEDLDAASLEDVHEWFKTYYGAANAVISIAGDVDTKAALEKVKYYFGSVPSGPPVAKHKAFIAKRTGTIRQSVEDRVPQARIYKVWNVPQWGTPCADYLDLVSDVLASGKTSRLYKRLVYEDQIATDVASYIDKREIASLFYVQATAKPGEDLKKVEKALDEELKKFLDEGPTEAELKRVKSQFIASFVRGIERIGGFGGKSDILATNEVFGGSPDYYKTTLKRVREATAQNLLETAKRWLSDGVYILEVHPFPSYQSSESKVDRSKLPEPGPAPEVKFPKLQRATLSNGLKLVLAERHAVPIVNFNLLVDAGYAADQFGLPGTASLAMDMLDEGTKTRDALQISEELALLGARLSAGSSLDMSSVYLSTLKENLDASLNIFADVILNPAFPEKEFARLQKQQLARIKQEKASPFQMALRVFPRFLYGEGHAYGNSFTGSGTEQSVNRLTTEDLAKFHQTWFKPNNATLVIVGDTKLSEITPKLEKLFAGWKPGNVPKKNISPVDYPSSSTVYLIDKPGSPQSVILAGHIAPPKADADDLAMNMLNSILGGTFTSRINMNLREAKHWSYGAGSVIVSARGQRPFIAYTSIQGDKTKESLQEMKKEMMEILGARPATPEELDKVLQNEILGLPGSWETIGAVGSLIAELITYGLPDDYYQTYPEKLRNLKLNDISRAAKKLLRPNQVTWIVVGDRAKVEPTLKELGFGEVRLIDADGKPVE, from the coding sequence ATGCTTCGCAAAACACCTCTGTCTATTTTTGTTCCAACATTGCTATTGTTATTTTTATTATCTCTCTTGCCGATGAAATCCGCTGCTCAAGAGATCGATATCCCGTATGAAAAATTTGTATTGGATAATGGGTTGACGGTGATCATCCATGAGGATCACAAGGCACCCATCGTTGCGGTGAATATCTGGTATCATGTCGGCTCCAAGAACGAAAAGCCAGGCAAGACTGGCTTTGCGCATTTGTTCGAGCATCTGATGTTTAACGGCAGCGAGCATTATAACGATGACTATTTTAAGCCGCTGGAAAAGGTGGGTGCTACGGACCTGAATGGCACCACCAACGAGGATCGCACAAACTATTTCCAGAACGTGCCGATCTCTGCTTTCGATTTAGCGTTGTGGATGGAATCGGATCGCATGGGCCACCTCATTGGCGCCATCGATCAGGCCAAGCTGGATGAACAGCGCGGCGTGGTGCAGAATGAGAAGCGCCAATATGAAAATCAGCCCTACTCGATCGTGGACGAATTGGTCACGAAGAACTGTTTCCCAGCCGGTCATCCATATTCCTGGACGGTGATCGGCTCGATGGAGGATCTCGATGCAGCCTCTCTGGAAGATGTGCATGAATGGTTTAAAACCTATTATGGCGCGGCCAATGCGGTGATCTCCATTGCTGGCGATGTCGATACCAAAGCTGCACTGGAAAAGGTGAAATACTATTTTGGCAGCGTTCCTTCAGGGCCGCCTGTTGCCAAGCATAAGGCGTTCATTGCGAAACGAACTGGGACGATTCGCCAAAGTGTTGAGGATCGAGTGCCGCAAGCACGGATCTATAAGGTCTGGAATGTGCCGCAATGGGGGACGCCCTGCGCCGATTACCTCGATCTGGTGAGCGATGTATTGGCATCTGGCAAAACTTCTCGGTTGTACAAACGGTTGGTTTACGAAGATCAAATTGCCACAGATGTCGCTTCATATATTGATAAACGTGAGATCGCCAGCTTGTTTTATGTTCAAGCGACGGCCAAGCCAGGTGAGGATCTGAAGAAGGTAGAGAAGGCTTTGGATGAGGAGCTGAAGAAGTTTCTGGACGAAGGACCTACGGAAGCGGAATTGAAGCGTGTAAAGAGTCAATTTATCGCCAGCTTTGTGCGCGGCATCGAACGCATTGGTGGATTTGGCGGCAAATCGGATATTTTAGCCACAAACGAAGTATTCGGTGGCAGTCCAGATTACTATAAAACCACCCTGAAGCGCGTCCGCGAGGCGACAGCCCAAAATCTTTTGGAGACGGCCAAACGCTGGCTCTCCGATGGCGTTTATATCCTAGAGGTCCATCCATTCCCAAGTTACCAAAGTAGCGAATCCAAGGTGGATCGCTCTAAATTGCCAGAACCTGGGCCAGCCCCTGAGGTCAAATTTCCCAAATTACAGCGCGCAACCTTATCGAACGGATTGAAACTTGTTCTGGCAGAACGACACGCTGTCCCGATCGTCAATTTCAATCTGCTAGTGGATGCTGGATACGCAGCGGATCAATTTGGCTTGCCCGGGACCGCCAGCTTGGCGATGGATATGCTGGATGAAGGGACCAAAACGCGCGATGCCTTGCAGATCAGTGAGGAATTGGCCTTGCTTGGCGCGCGGCTCAGTGCTGGTTCCAGCCTGGATATGTCCTCTGTCTATTTATCAACCCTGAAAGAAAATTTGGATGCCTCTTTGAATATCTTCGCCGATGTCATTTTGAATCCTGCTTTCCCTGAGAAAGAATTTGCACGGCTGCAAAAACAACAATTGGCGCGCATCAAACAGGAAAAGGCCTCGCCGTTCCAAATGGCGCTCCGGGTCTTTCCGCGATTTCTATATGGTGAAGGCCATGCTTATGGTAATTCATTCACCGGCTCAGGGACAGAACAATCTGTCAATCGACTAACCACCGAAGACCTCGCGAAATTCCATCAAACCTGGTTTAAACCGAACAATGCCACATTGGTGATTGTTGGAGATACTAAGCTCAGTGAAATTACTCCTAAGTTGGAAAAGCTATTTGCTGGTTGGAAGCCAGGCAATGTACCGAAGAAAAATATCAGTCCGGTCGATTATCCGTCGAGCTCGACTGTCTATTTGATCGACAAACCAGGTTCGCCTCAATCCGTCATTCTGGCAGGACATATTGCGCCACCTAAAGCAGATGCAGATGATCTGGCGATGAATATGCTGAATTCCATTCTCGGAGGCACCTTTACCTCTCGGATCAATATGAACCTTCGCGAAGCCAAGCATTGGTCCTATGGCGCTGGAAGTGTGATCGTATCTGCTCGAGGACAGCGACCGTTCATCGCTTATACCTCAATTCAAGGCGACAAAACTAAGGAATCACTCCAAGAGATGAAAAAGGAAATGATGGAAATCCTTGGCGCCAGACCAGCAACCCCGGAAGAATTGGATAAGGTGCTACAAAATGAAATCCTCGGCCTGCCAGGTTCCTGGGAGACGATCGGAGCGGTTGGGAGCTTGATCGCTGAACTCATCACCTATGGGTTGCCCGATGATTATTACCAGACCTATCCAGAAAAGCTGCGTAACTTAAAATTGAACGACATCTCTAGAGCGGCTAAAAAACTGCTACGTCCCAATCAAGTGACATGGATTGTGGTCGGCGATCGGGCCAAAGTTGAGCCCACGCTGAAAGAATTGGGTTTCGGGGAGGTGAGATTGATTGATGCGGATGGGAAGCCGGTGGAGTGA
- a CDS encoding DUF5686 family protein: MKKDGATFYRWHVGFGQFVLATLTVILLSSFRFALAIAPDELTEFVKQVQQNSQRSYDEINSVTFEGRSKTYIYFGYGPFDIKLIPFMEDYYFNGIWMKPDSLRIIIKALRTVEPDTQKIRYGGFIPLPNPFQFTYDPSAFGINRGSADSTTRKKWPLYPFAIGADSVYHYEKINEIGFGENKVVTIKVTPTKSYIPAVSGKFMVDVNKQEVVGSEVIFNEAASYTQASMVSDKTGKKRSFTFSLGGSENHKVKTEKVLLYESYWLPAHVEEEFEIHWMGIKLKIYRLIEFTNYEVNAELPDSSKIIDQKVVYQIDPELEKKVIPDTTYRNRLTKEEQDQIIKQIEDRFLSAKLLTDLIQSDAIAEQAVKIGWEQRVGPYFHFAQQIANYFRYNRVEGLAVRYGFNLSNLIMKNSAISVNAGYGFKDQRWKGDAALLVFLNHQKNVFIETNVYRSIGYEEPSRLITTGKNTFTSLLYKGDYRDYYYKQGANLGLGFLPSENLAMKLLFVSQEEKSAANHTRFSLFKYSQPFRLNPEIAEGRFNGLQATLLYRIYNFDLDLLAEYTDMKNLGSDFSYAFIKGSLQKRFRPTEFSDLTFFTAGAAATGKLAPQRWFDFGGKTFLNYHGNLRGADYKAFTGDRMVNATLEYAINGSEFYHRGLKAGLVKGLKLHLWSGIGWSKLSERSQNFASNINAPTATTEGIYHEFGLGLSDRLNILRVDVVWNNVEKNKLLLSVNVLR; the protein is encoded by the coding sequence ATGAAAAAAGATGGTGCAACCTTCTATCGCTGGCATGTTGGCTTTGGTCAATTCGTGCTCGCTACTTTGACAGTTATTCTCTTATCATCTTTCAGATTCGCTCTCGCAATTGCCCCCGACGAACTGACCGAATTCGTCAAACAGGTTCAGCAAAACAGCCAGCGCTCGTATGACGAGATCAATTCCGTGACTTTCGAAGGACGGTCGAAAACTTATATCTATTTTGGCTATGGCCCCTTTGATATCAAGCTGATTCCGTTCATGGAGGATTATTATTTCAATGGCATCTGGATGAAGCCCGATTCGCTCAGGATCATCATCAAAGCCCTGCGCACGGTTGAACCCGATACGCAAAAGATCCGCTATGGGGGATTTATTCCGCTGCCCAATCCGTTTCAGTTTACTTACGATCCCTCCGCCTTTGGCATCAACCGAGGATCAGCAGATTCTACTACTCGAAAAAAATGGCCGCTCTATCCATTTGCTATTGGCGCTGATTCGGTCTATCACTACGAAAAGATCAACGAGATTGGTTTTGGCGAAAATAAGGTAGTTACAATAAAGGTGACGCCGACCAAATCCTATATTCCCGCGGTAAGCGGAAAATTTATGGTGGATGTCAATAAGCAAGAAGTGGTCGGTTCCGAAGTGATCTTCAATGAAGCGGCTTCTTATACTCAGGCTTCAATGGTAAGCGATAAAACGGGCAAAAAAAGAAGTTTTACGTTCAGTCTGGGTGGATCGGAAAATCATAAAGTGAAAACCGAGAAGGTGCTGCTTTATGAATCGTATTGGCTGCCAGCCCATGTCGAAGAAGAGTTTGAAATCCACTGGATGGGAATCAAGCTCAAAATCTATCGGCTCATCGAATTCACCAATTATGAGGTGAATGCTGAGCTGCCCGATTCATCGAAAATTATCGATCAAAAAGTCGTTTACCAGATTGATCCTGAGCTGGAGAAAAAGGTCATACCCGACACGACCTATCGAAATCGGCTGACCAAAGAAGAGCAGGATCAGATCATCAAACAGATCGAGGATCGATTTTTATCGGCAAAGCTGCTAACCGATTTGATTCAGTCGGATGCGATCGCGGAGCAGGCGGTAAAAATTGGCTGGGAGCAACGGGTCGGTCCCTACTTTCATTTTGCTCAGCAGATTGCCAATTATTTCCGCTACAATCGCGTTGAGGGATTGGCGGTCCGTTATGGCTTCAACCTTTCTAATTTGATCATGAAAAACTCAGCCATTTCTGTCAATGCTGGCTATGGCTTCAAAGACCAGCGCTGGAAGGGCGATGCCGCGCTGCTGGTCTTTTTGAATCATCAGAAAAATGTGTTCATTGAAACCAATGTTTATCGATCCATTGGCTACGAAGAGCCCTCTCGGTTGATCACCACTGGCAAAAATACTTTCACCAGCTTGTTGTACAAAGGCGATTATCGCGATTATTATTACAAACAGGGCGCCAATCTTGGACTGGGATTTTTGCCGTCAGAGAATCTGGCGATGAAGCTTTTATTTGTTTCCCAGGAAGAAAAAAGCGCTGCTAATCACACCCGATTCAGTCTGTTCAAATACAGCCAGCCGTTTCGATTGAATCCAGAGATTGCTGAGGGCAGGTTCAATGGACTCCAGGCGACCCTGCTCTACCGTATTTATAACTTCGATCTCGACCTGTTGGCTGAGTACACGGACATGAAAAATCTCGGCAGTGATTTCTCTTATGCTTTCATCAAAGGGAGCCTGCAGAAACGATTTCGTCCCACCGAATTCAGCGACCTGACCTTTTTCACTGCTGGTGCCGCTGCCACTGGCAAACTCGCGCCCCAGCGCTGGTTCGATTTTGGCGGCAAGACGTTTTTGAATTACCACGGCAATTTACGAGGCGCTGATTACAAAGCCTTCACTGGCGATCGCATGGTCAATGCCACGCTGGAGTATGCCATCAATGGCAGCGAATTTTATCACCGGGGCTTGAAGGCGGGATTGGTCAAGGGTTTGAAACTGCACCTGTGGAGCGGAATCGGGTGGAGCAAGTTGTCAGAAAGGAGCCAAAATTTTGCATCAAATATTAATGCGCCGACTGCCACAACTGAGGGGATTTATCATGAGTTTGGCCTCGGACTGAGTGATCGGTTGAATATTTTGCGGGTTGACGTGGTGTGGAATAACGTCGAAAAGAACAAGTTATTGTTGAGTGTGAATGTCCTCAGATAG